One segment of Alkaliphilus flagellatus DNA contains the following:
- a CDS encoding NAD(P)/FAD-dependent oxidoreductase, producing the protein MLRVAGIKITINQNEADLKKTLLKKLNISETDLIDYRIYKESVDARKRDQLYFVYTIDVSIKNEDKIIKNSKSKDITITPNMDYKYVHKGNAKLTNPPIIIGSGPAGLFAALILAEMGYCPIVLERGKDVEERAKDVNHFWTTGNFIKDSNVQFGEGGAGTFSDGKLTTQIKDPRCRKVLEEFIEAGAPKEILYASKPHVGTDILQCVVKNIRKKIISLGGEVHFESKVTDFIIEDEKITGVKVNNESIVKGEAVVLAVGHSARDTFEMIYENGLEIHQKPFSIGVRIEHPQKMINESQYGTFASHPRLGAADYKLVHHCKNERSVYTFCMCPGGTVVAAASEEGGVVTNGMSEHARNKENANSALLVGIGPEDFESEHPLAGMYYQRKWEQRAFKEGGNNYCAPAQLVGDFLEDIPSTSLGKVNSSYTPGINLTDLRNCLPTYVVEAFKEALLELDKRLNGFGMKDAIMTGVETRSSSPIRIVRGINLESNIEGIYPSGEGAGYAGGIISAAVDGIKVAEAISEKYASIKNLSF; encoded by the coding sequence ATGTTACGGGTAGCAGGAATCAAAATTACAATTAATCAAAATGAGGCAGATTTAAAAAAGACATTGCTGAAAAAGTTAAATATTAGTGAGACTGATCTGATAGATTACAGAATTTATAAAGAATCAGTCGATGCTAGAAAACGAGATCAACTTTATTTTGTATATACGATAGATGTAAGTATAAAAAATGAGGATAAAATAATTAAAAATTCTAAGTCTAAAGATATAACAATTACTCCTAACATGGATTATAAATATGTGCATAAGGGAAATGCTAAACTTACAAATCCACCTATAATAATCGGATCTGGGCCTGCTGGATTATTTGCGGCACTTATATTGGCAGAAATGGGTTATTGCCCTATTGTGTTAGAACGAGGAAAAGATGTAGAAGAAAGGGCAAAGGATGTAAATCATTTTTGGACAACAGGGAATTTTATTAAGGACTCCAATGTTCAGTTTGGTGAAGGTGGGGCAGGTACGTTTTCAGATGGTAAATTAACAACTCAAATTAAGGATCCAAGGTGCAGAAAAGTACTCGAAGAATTTATCGAAGCTGGTGCGCCAAAAGAAATTTTATATGCTAGCAAGCCCCATGTTGGAACTGATATTTTACAATGTGTTGTTAAGAACATTAGAAAAAAGATAATTTCTCTAGGAGGAGAAGTGCATTTTGAAAGTAAGGTCACAGATTTTATAATAGAAGATGAGAAAATTACAGGAGTAAAGGTTAACAATGAGAGTATAGTTAAGGGAGAAGCAGTTGTATTAGCTGTTGGTCATAGTGCAAGGGATACATTTGAAATGATATATGAAAATGGATTAGAAATTCATCAAAAACCATTTTCTATAGGTGTACGTATAGAACATCCTCAGAAAATGATTAATGAAAGTCAATATGGTACCTTTGCTAGTCATCCTCGCTTAGGTGCTGCAGATTATAAACTTGTTCATCATTGTAAAAATGAGAGATCTGTCTATACTTTTTGTATGTGTCCAGGAGGTACTGTAGTAGCTGCAGCATCGGAAGAAGGTGGTGTTGTTACTAATGGAATGAGCGAGCATGCAAGAAATAAAGAAAATGCTAATAGTGCATTGCTTGTAGGTATAGGGCCAGAGGATTTTGAAAGTGAACATCCTTTAGCTGGAATGTATTATCAGCGAAAGTGGGAGCAGAGGGCTTTTAAAGAAGGTGGAAATAATTATTGTGCTCCAGCTCAGCTAGTGGGAGATTTTTTAGAGGATATACCATCAACATCCTTGGGGAAAGTAAATTCATCCTATACACCAGGAATTAATCTTACGGATTTAAGAAATTGTCTACCAACATATGTAGTAGAGGCCTTTAAAGAAGCCTTACTAGAATTAGATAAAAGGTTAAATGGTTTCGGTATGAAGGATGCAATAATGACTGGAGTTGAAACAAGAAGCTCATCTCCAATCAGAATTGTGAGAGGTATAAATCTTGAGAGTAATATTGAGGGAATATATCCTTCCGGTGAAGGAGCAGGATATGCTGGGGGAATTATTTCTGCCGCAGTAGATGGTATAAAAGTAGCAGAAGCTATATCTGAAAAATATGCTTCAATAAAAAATCTATCTTTTTAA
- a CDS encoding L,D-transpeptidase family protein, with amino-acid sequence MLKSIVSGLILSTMIVTPNTPKIDVNIINNAVKTHIQKVISLEMDYSEVLKKLGFNKGEYKNAQLDNRNAILRFQSEHNLTVDGSIGRQTKGAMLKRMLESEYKYTDTVTNPPSNKHWITVNKTKRILTLYKGKDVIKKYPIAQGKDSGLTPEGKFTIVRKTINPSWNYKEKSAKGGAPDNPLGKRWIGISYGGGGMYGIHGNNAPYSIGTNVSLGCVRMINADVEELFEIIQINIPIWIGTDTKFKDWGVNQESYLKTAQ; translated from the coding sequence ATGCTTAAATCTATTGTATCAGGCTTAATCCTATCTACTATGATAGTAACACCAAACACACCCAAAATAGATGTAAATATTATAAATAATGCTGTCAAAACCCATATACAGAAAGTGATAAGCTTAGAAATGGATTATAGTGAGGTATTAAAAAAATTAGGATTTAACAAAGGAGAATATAAAAATGCTCAGTTGGATAATAGAAATGCTATATTAAGATTTCAAAGTGAACACAATCTAACTGTAGATGGTTCTATTGGTAGGCAAACTAAAGGTGCAATGCTAAAGAGGATGCTAGAGAGTGAGTATAAATACACAGATACAGTAACAAATCCACCTTCCAATAAACACTGGATAACAGTGAATAAAACTAAAAGGATATTAACCTTGTATAAAGGAAAGGATGTTATAAAAAAATATCCAATTGCACAAGGTAAAGATTCTGGGCTCACCCCTGAAGGTAAGTTTACTATAGTGAGAAAAACTATCAATCCTTCATGGAACTATAAAGAGAAATCTGCAAAAGGTGGTGCTCCAGATAATCCGTTAGGCAAAAGGTGGATAGGTATTTCTTATGGCGGAGGAGGTATGTATGGTATCCATGGAAATAATGCCCCATATTCTATTGGAACTAATGTTTCTTTAGGTTGTGTACGTATGATAAATGCCGATGTTGAGGAATTATTTGAAATTATTCAGATTAATATTCCAATTTGGATAGGTACAGATACAAAATTTAAAGATTGGGGAGTAAATCAGGAAAGTTATCTTAAAACCGCTCAATAA